The nucleotide sequence TTCGGCGAGGCCCCTGGCGCCGACGTGCGACTCGCCGCCGTGTCAGACGAAGGCCCCGTCGCCTACACCGTTGAGGTGAGCGGTGTCAGCTACGACGGAGCGCTCGGCGTGCCTGGCCGTCACAACGCGCTCAATGCCGCGGGTGTCGTCGCGATTCTCGTCGGCCTCGGCATCGAGCCCGCCGCGGCTGTCGGCGCCCTCGACGGCTTCTCAGGCACGCAGCGCCGATTCGAGTCGCATGGGCTCGCTGACGGTGTGCGACTCTACGACGACTATGCGCATCACCCCACCGAGGTGGCAGCCGCTCTGCAGACAGCGCGCTCCGTGGTGGGCGCCGGTCGCGTGATCGCCATCCATCAGCCGCATCTCTACAGCCGAACGCAGGCGATGGCCGCCGAATTCGCCGCTGTCTACGAGCGCGATGCCGATCACACGGTCGTGCTCGATGTGCACGGTGCGCGAGAAGACCCCATACCGGGTGTCACCGGAGCCCTCGTGGTCGACCGCTTCGCCGACGCGTCGAAGGTCGACTACCGGCCCGAGTGGTCGCAGGCCGCGCAGCGCATCGCAGAGATCGCCCGACCGGGCGACATCGTCATGACACTCAGCTGCGGCGATGTCTACCGCATCATCCCGCTCGTGCGGGAGGCGCTCGATCACCGCGCCACCGGAGCCGTCACGCCGTGAAGCGGCCCGAAGGGCACGATCGCGCGCCGCGCAGGGAGCCCCCGGCACCCGCACCGCGACAGACACGTGCCCCGCGGTCGTCGACGCCTCGGTCGAGCGGTGCCGAGTCGACACCGCCGCGTGCCCGCGCCGAAACGGCTCGCGCACCGCGCCAGCGCGCGTCAGACCAGCGAAACCCTGACGTCGACCAGAGTGATCGCGCTGCCCGCGCCGCCGCGCGCGCTGCCGCTCGAGAGCGCCGCGCCGCCGAGCGCGCCGAGCGTCGTCGATTCACTCGCCGCGGTCGACGGCGCCGCCTGATCGGCGCGGGAGTCGTGCTCGCGCTGCTCGGACTCATCGGGGGCGTGGCCCTCGTGACCCTCTCTCCGCTCATGGCGCTCACGACGATCGTGGTCGCCGGCACAGAGCGTCTCGACGCGAATGTGGTGCAGTCGGCCCTCGACGATCATCGGGGCACGCCACTGGCGCTGCTCGACGAGGGCGGCATTCGCAACGATCTGGCCCAGTTCGCGCTCATCAGGTCGTACTCGACCGAGGTCGTCCCTCCGCACACTCTCGTCGTGAGGGTGGTCGAGCGGCAACCCATCGGTGCGGTCGCGCGCGGCGCTGTCTGGGATCTGGTCGACGCGGCGGGCGTGGTGGTCGAGTCGTCGCCAGAACGCCCCGCGGGCATCCCGTCGCTCGCCGTCGATGCCGCTGATCCGGATGCCCTGCCGTTCCGCAGTGTCGCTGCCGTGCTGCTCGCACTCCCGAGCGAGTTGCGCGAACGCGTCGACGTGATCTCGGCGACCACCCGCGATGACGTGAGCTTCAGCATGATCGGGGCGGGGCACCGCGTGATCTGGGGGAGCGGGGAGCGCTCGGAGTACAAGGCGCGGGTGCTCGCGGCGGCGATCGGCGCGACCGATCAGGGGGTCGCCTGGGAGTACGACGTCTCGGCGCCCGACAGCCTGGTCGTGCGGCGGCTCTGAACGCACTGTGAGCGGCGGCCGTGTGCGCGCGACACGCGGCGTGCCTGCGGGGCCCCGCTCGCTGTGAGCCCTACCGTCGTCTCAGCAGTACATACTGAGCATAACTTTAGCCTTCAACTCGAAGGTTAATGTTTACCGCGGAAGGCTCCGACGTGACCTCGAACCAGAACTACCTCGCCGTGATCAAGGTCGTCGGCATTGGCGGCGGCGGCGTCAACGCCGTCAACCGCATGATCGAGCTCGGGCTGCGCGGGGTTGAGTTCATCGCGA is from Microcella sp. and encodes:
- a CDS encoding FtsQ-type POTRA domain-containing protein → MLALLGLIGGVALVTLSPLMALTTIVVAGTERLDANVVQSALDDHRGTPLALLDEGGIRNDLAQFALIRSYSTEVVPPHTLVVRVVERQPIGAVARGAVWDLVDAAGVVVESSPERPAGIPSLAVDAADPDALPFRSVAAVLLALPSELRERVDVISATTRDDVSFSMIGAGHRVIWGSGERSEYKARVLAAAIGATDQGVAWEYDVSAPDSLVVRRL